The Methanofervidicoccus sp. A16 genome has a segment encoding these proteins:
- a CDS encoding biotin--[acetyl-CoA-carboxylase] ligase has protein sequence MDLKVIHLKGIDSTNRYCYKLGKEGKRNLVVIAEVQSAGVGRLGRRWYSNYGGLYFSILLDLKEYLNDREESIGKLNFIGSISVYETLIEYLPKNLRESIGIKFPNDVIVSVNRDKKICGILSEINWDHKFVVLGIGININNHIPEDLKDTAVSLRELCKREYDRFEIFYRFLSRFKDNFHLEDREILKKYEKYSKTLGRYVKVVTPNEEITGTVFKIDYGGIYLSTLEGIRYINVGDCIHLR, from the coding sequence ATGGATCTAAAAGTTATTCATCTAAAGGGGATAGATTCTACAAACAGATACTGTTATAAGTTAGGTAAAGAAGGTAAGAGAAACTTAGTTGTTATTGCAGAAGTTCAAAGTGCTGGAGTGGGAAGACTTGGGAGGAGGTGGTATTCTAACTACGGTGGACTCTACTTCTCGATACTACTTGATTTAAAAGAGTATTTAAATGACAGGGAGGAAAGTATTGGTAAGTTGAACTTTATAGGTTCTATCTCCGTCTATGAGACGTTGATAGAGTATTTACCTAAAAACCTGCGAGAATCTATAGGTATAAAATTCCCCAACGATGTTATCGTTAGTGTCAATAGAGATAAAAAGATATGTGGTATCCTCTCGGAGATAAACTGGGATCATAAGTTTGTCGTCTTAGGGATAGGTATAAATATCAACAACCATATTCCAGAGGATCTAAAAGATACTGCAGTATCTCTGCGGGAACTGTGTAAAAGGGAGTACGATAGGTTTGAAATTTTCTATAGATTTCTCAGTAGATTTAAGGACAACTTCCATCTAGAGGATAGGGAGATTCTAAAAAAATATGAAAAGTACTCCAAAACCCTTGGTAGATACGTCAAAGTAGTAACACCAAATGAAGAAATAACTGGAACAGTTTTTAAGATTGACTATGGTGGAATATACCTCTCTACGCTGGAGGGCATCCGATATATAAATGTTGGAGATTGCATCCACCTTAGATGA
- a CDS encoding 60S ribosomal export protein NMD3 has product MKGFCYRCGYEGELIEGLCKECYAQVYPLFHVPEEIKIEVCHMCGSYKRRTWQDPKGEDLYSILDEIAYYATKDNLKKAHKNIEIEIIPKEPGQLPGGKRTKVEIPVRVIGRGKLPGEDRERTMEKDVKVRLQMVQCPRCSRYMSNYYEATLQIRAMNRPLTEEEREELDRFVRKEVEKRLKKDRMAFISKFIPKKEGLDYQIGSMGGARNIASSIKSKYGGKIKETAKLVGVDKNSGKNLYRITIVVRIPEYKVGDIVEYRDKTYKVVSIKEDKLYLEDIADRREKIPVQWSTAEKETRLLKRGEECPTATVISVSPETVIAMDDSNYEVYEYNNVFEDIKEGDTLRIYKRDNVSYVVGVDKKMKREG; this is encoded by the coding sequence ATGAAAGGATTCTGTTATAGGTGTGGTTATGAAGGTGAACTAATAGAGGGATTATGTAAGGAGTGCTACGCCCAGGTGTATCCTCTGTTTCACGTACCTGAAGAGATAAAGATTGAAGTATGTCATATGTGCGGTTCCTATAAGAGGAGAACTTGGCAAGATCCAAAGGGTGAAGATCTGTACTCTATACTAGATGAAATAGCCTACTACGCCACAAAGGACAACTTAAAAAAGGCTCATAAAAATATAGAGATTGAAATAATACCTAAGGAGCCAGGGCAACTACCAGGGGGTAAGAGAACTAAGGTAGAGATCCCAGTGAGGGTAATTGGAAGGGGGAAGTTGCCAGGAGAGGATAGAGAGAGAACTATGGAGAAAGATGTAAAGGTACGTCTACAGATGGTCCAGTGTCCAAGATGTTCCAGGTATATGTCTAACTACTACGAGGCTACTCTCCAGATAAGGGCTATGAATAGGCCTCTAACTGAAGAGGAGAGAGAGGAGTTAGATAGGTTTGTAAGGAAGGAGGTTGAAAAAAGACTGAAAAAGGATAGAATGGCCTTTATATCCAAATTCATACCTAAGAAGGAGGGACTGGACTATCAAATTGGTTCTATGGGTGGAGCGAGAAACATAGCCTCGAGTATAAAATCTAAGTATGGAGGGAAGATCAAAGAAACTGCTAAATTAGTGGGGGTTGATAAGAACAGTGGTAAGAACCTCTACAGGATCACCATAGTTGTAAGGATACCTGAATACAAGGTAGGGGATATAGTCGAATATAGAGATAAGACGTACAAGGTGGTTTCCATAAAAGAGGATAAACTATACCTAGAGGATATAGCAGATAGGAGGGAAAAGATACCTGTCCAGTGGAGTACTGCCGAGAAGGAGACTAGACTACTAAAGAGAGGAGAGGAATGTCCTACCGCTACAGTTATCTCAGTCTCTCCAGAAACAGTTATAGCAATGGATGACAGTAACTACGAAGTATACGAGTACAATAACGTATTTGAAGATATCAAAGAGGGAGATACTCTGAGAATATATAAGAGGGATAATGTCAGTTATGTGGTTGGAGTGGATAAGAAGATGAAAAGAGAAGGGTAA
- a CDS encoding DUF366 family protein — translation MKIIHFNTVSLIIEEKRMTYTGKELEPLWAFERYSIQKDSIVVFRGKIEVPLENMKDLKDVKEEGFRSKVLITSLDAINFILEHFDNPDLKMAYLRQRLLVLITKEVLEEISGKKITRKGDDLYYKGGKLSVSIASRGISSGKIHLGINLSKKGTPSYIKTSSLEDLGIDIEEDTILGIMETIGRRYGEEMDKIEEDIRKTRCLYGSY, via the coding sequence ATGAAGATTATACACTTCAACACTGTTTCACTGATAATAGAAGAGAAAAGAATGACGTATACAGGAAAAGAATTGGAACCATTATGGGCCTTTGAAAGGTACAGCATCCAGAAGGATAGTATTGTGGTTTTTAGAGGGAAGATAGAGGTACCTTTAGAGAATATGAAAGATCTAAAGGATGTAAAGGAGGAAGGTTTTAGGAGCAAAGTATTGATAACTTCTTTAGATGCCATAAATTTCATTCTCGAACATTTCGACAATCCAGATTTAAAGATGGCGTATTTAAGGCAGAGGCTTCTAGTGCTTATAACTAAGGAGGTACTGGAGGAGATCTCTGGGAAAAAGATAACAAGGAAAGGTGATGATCTGTACTATAAAGGGGGGAAGTTGTCAGTATCTATAGCCTCCAGGGGTATATCTTCGGGAAAGATACATTTAGGTATAAACCTTTCTAAGAAAGGAACCCCATCTTATATTAAAACCTCATCATTAGAGGATCTAGGAATCGACATTGAAGAAGACACTATACTGGGTATTATGGAAACTATAGGAAGAAGATATGGAGAGGAGATGGACAAGATAGAGGAGGATATAAGAAAAACTAGATGTTTATATGGTTCTTATTAA
- a CDS encoding methanogenesis marker 9 domain-containing protein: protein MWKDAPSHICRGGDLRGLAFCCPPIKNCPIHDALEVLKMTPEEYIKIKEEFGKKTRLGEGKGTCFNSLVWCCKISKPCPLRDMVLRSIGMSKEEYMELKKKLSQEILRRSRFFREAVELLEEKGFKREDVEKLLLETGDLRKTILKLKSSN from the coding sequence ATGTGGAAGGATGCACCATCTCATATATGTAGGGGAGGGGATCTTAGAGGATTGGCCTTCTGTTGTCCCCCTATAAAGAACTGTCCTATACACGATGCACTGGAGGTACTAAAGATGACCCCTGAGGAGTATATTAAGATAAAAGAAGAATTTGGAAAGAAAACAAGATTAGGGGAAGGAAAGGGCACCTGTTTCAACAGTTTAGTATGGTGCTGTAAGATAAGTAAACCATGTCCTTTACGGGATATGGTTCTTAGGAGTATTGGGATGAGTAAGGAAGAGTATATGGAATTAAAGAAAAAATTATCTCAGGAGATATTGAGAAGATCGAGATTCTTTAGAGAGGCTGTAGAACTCTTGGAGGAGAAAGGATTTAAAAGAGAAGATGTTGAGAAATTATTACTTGAAACTGGAGATCTGAGAAAAACTATTCTGAAATTAAAAAGTAGCAATTAA
- a CDS encoding glutamate--tRNA ligase produces MKEMILKYVLQSSILNSGKVNPKGVMGKILADNPHLRSRAKEIYNLVLEVSKEVESMPLEEQRKKLEEIAPDMIVEDSKERKRELILRNVKDSVVMRFAPNPSGPLHLGHSRAAVLNDYFVKKYGGKFILRLEDTDPKRVLPEAYEMIEEDLEWLNIRVDEKVIQSERMKIYYDHCKRLIEMGHAYVCECDPEEFRELKNQGIPCRCRDRSVEENLELWERMLDNSLEGAVVRLKTDIQHKNPSVRDFPIFRMEDTPHPRTGDKYIVYPLMNFSVPVDDHLLGITHVLRGKDHIVNTEKQRYIYEYFQWEMPEYIHYGILKIEGTVLSTSKMYEGIIKGEYSGWDDPRLGTLRALRRRGIKPEAIYRSMLEIGIKPADVKYSWENLYAINREIIDKDAKRFFFVENPKRLKVLGGEPKTLYLRMHPDRDLGTRELPFEGEVYISDKLEVNGMYRLMELYNIVVERIEGDVIYARYHSEDFRILRRKRGKVIHWVPVKDAVKTVVIDTEGRERHGFAEKDFRNVNVDEIVQFERYGFVRVDDKIEDDELKIICYFAHK; encoded by the coding sequence TTGAAAGAGATGATCCTTAAGTATGTACTTCAAAGTTCAATCTTAAACAGTGGGAAAGTAAATCCAAAGGGAGTTATGGGAAAGATATTGGCAGACAATCCTCATCTAAGGAGTAGGGCTAAGGAGATATATAACTTAGTACTTGAGGTGTCCAAAGAAGTTGAATCCATGCCCCTTGAAGAACAGAGGAAGAAGTTAGAGGAGATAGCTCCAGATATGATAGTTGAAGACAGTAAAGAGAGAAAGAGGGAGTTGATATTGAGGAATGTTAAAGATAGTGTAGTTATGAGATTCGCCCCAAACCCCTCCGGCCCCCTACACTTAGGACACAGTAGGGCAGCGGTGCTTAACGACTACTTCGTAAAGAAGTACGGTGGAAAGTTCATACTGAGACTGGAGGATACAGACCCTAAGAGGGTACTTCCAGAGGCATACGAAATGATAGAGGAGGATCTAGAGTGGTTGAATATAAGAGTAGATGAGAAGGTTATACAATCTGAGAGGATGAAGATATACTATGATCACTGTAAGAGGTTAATAGAGATGGGGCATGCCTACGTATGTGAATGTGATCCTGAAGAGTTTAGGGAACTTAAAAATCAGGGGATACCCTGTAGGTGTAGGGATAGATCTGTGGAGGAAAATTTGGAACTCTGGGAGAGGATGTTGGATAACAGTTTAGAGGGGGCTGTAGTTAGGCTGAAAACTGATATACAACATAAAAATCCCTCTGTTAGGGACTTTCCAATATTTAGGATGGAGGACACTCCCCATCCAAGAACTGGAGATAAATATATTGTTTATCCCCTTATGAACTTCTCAGTTCCAGTTGACGATCATCTACTGGGAATAACCCATGTTCTAAGGGGGAAGGATCACATAGTTAATACGGAGAAACAGAGGTATATATACGAATACTTCCAATGGGAGATGCCCGAATATATCCACTACGGTATTCTAAAGATAGAGGGGACAGTACTAAGTACCTCTAAGATGTACGAGGGGATAATTAAGGGGGAGTACAGTGGATGGGACGATCCAAGGTTGGGAACCTTGAGAGCCCTTAGAAGGAGAGGAATTAAACCTGAGGCTATATACAGATCCATGTTGGAGATCGGGATAAAACCTGCAGATGTAAAGTACTCCTGGGAGAACCTCTACGCTATAAACAGGGAGATAATTGATAAGGATGCAAAGAGGTTCTTCTTCGTGGAGAATCCTAAGAGGTTGAAGGTGTTGGGAGGAGAACCTAAAACACTCTATCTTAGGATGCACCCCGATAGGGACTTAGGTACCAGGGAACTTCCATTTGAAGGGGAGGTTTATATCTCAGATAAGTTAGAGGTTAATGGGATGTACAGGTTGATGGAGTTGTACAACATAGTCGTAGAGAGGATAGAGGGGGATGTAATATACGCTAGGTATCACAGTGAGGACTTCAGGATACTTAGGAGGAAGAGGGGGAAGGTAATACACTGGGTACCAGTTAAGGATGCCGTGAAGACTGTAGTAATTGATACAGAGGGAAGGGAACGTCATGGATTTGCAGAGAAGGACTTTAGAAATGTAAATGTAGATGAGATCGTCCAATTTGAGAGGTATGGGTTTGTAAGGGTAGATGATAAAATAGAGGATGATGAGTTAAAGATCATCTGCTACTTTGCTCACAAGTAA
- a CDS encoding AzlC family ABC transporter permease, whose protein sequence is MFIKGIIASIPIALGYIPIGITFGITALTLGFNEVEILLASALIFGGTSQFALISLMPHSFIDAVVVPLLLNLRYIIYSCIISERFEIKNHFITAFGLTDEVFALSLNAPNSEEFILGLELGAYLSWILGTLIGILGGSILLSNKILIPSLTFSFPALFLVLLISNLKGSHIISALIGGSISLLFHYLGYTSVGILLAGILTPILLLKIKVGK, encoded by the coding sequence ATGTTTATTAAAGGAATCATTGCTAGTATCCCTATAGCACTTGGTTATATTCCCATTGGTATAACCTTTGGAATAACAGCCTTAACATTAGGATTTAACGAAGTTGAAATACTTCTTGCATCGGCATTGATATTCGGTGGAACAAGTCAATTCGCGTTAATTTCCCTTATGCCCCATTCCTTTATAGATGCAGTAGTTGTTCCATTACTTTTAAACCTAAGATATATAATTTATAGTTGTATAATCTCCGAAAGATTTGAAATAAAAAACCACTTTATAACAGCATTTGGATTGACAGATGAGGTTTTTGCCTTATCTTTAAATGCACCAAATAGTGAGGAATTTATCTTAGGTTTAGAGTTGGGAGCTTATTTGTCATGGATTTTAGGAACTTTAATTGGTATCCTGGGCGGGTCAATCCTACTCTCTAATAAAATCTTGATACCTTCCTTAACATTCTCATTTCCAGCACTGTTTTTAGTCCTTCTAATTTCAAACCTTAAAGGATCTCATATAATCTCTGCACTGATCGGAGGATCTATCTCCCTTCTATTCCATTATCTTGGATATACTTCTGTTGGAATACTACTTGCAGGTATTCTAACTCCAATACTGTTGTTAAAAATAAAGGTGGGAAAATGA
- a CDS encoding 50S ribosomal protein L15e, with the protein MGIYKYIQEAWKVPKESYVRDLLRERMQKWRREPAVVRIERPTRIDRARNLGYTAKQGIVVVRVRVRRGGLRKPRPTGSKKPATLGVKKITMGKSIQRIAEERAARRYPNMEVLNSYWVGEDGKYKWYEVILVDPHHPSIMSDPRYNWLCTGKHKGRVFRGLTSAGKKGRGLRNKGKGAEKVRPSIKANRRRGK; encoded by the coding sequence ATGGGTATATACAAGTATATTCAGGAGGCTTGGAAAGTTCCAAAGGAATCTTATGTTAGGGACTTGCTAAGGGAAAGAATGCAAAAATGGAGAAGAGAGCCTGCAGTTGTAAGGATTGAAAGGCCTACAAGAATAGACAGGGCTAGGAACTTGGGATACACTGCAAAACAGGGGATTGTTGTAGTTAGAGTTAGAGTTAGAAGAGGTGGACTGAGGAAACCAAGACCTACAGGTTCCAAAAAACCTGCGACCTTGGGGGTTAAAAAGATTACCATGGGTAAATCTATTCAGAGGATAGCAGAGGAGAGGGCTGCTAGAAGATATCCAAACATGGAGGTACTGAATTCCTACTGGGTTGGAGAAGATGGTAAGTACAAGTGGTACGAGGTAATTCTAGTAGATCCTCACCACCCATCTATAATGAGTGATCCTAGATACAACTGGTTATGTACAGGGAAACATAAAGGTAGAGTATTTAGAGGGCTGACCTCGGCAGGTAAGAAGGGTAGGGGATTAAGAAACAAAGGTAAAGGAGCGGAAAAGGTAAGGCCAAGTATAAAGGCTAACAGAAGAAGAGGGAAATAA
- a CDS encoding AzlD domain-containing protein, giving the protein MIEHYIAIVLVAIGTYLTRFLPLYFSEKFKRLKGINEFLPYSSTAIISALFITSLVSFPIDFENIGVSIVALVFVFLSYGKWKNLGVSVLIGVVIHLLLSLVVGI; this is encoded by the coding sequence ATGATAGAGCATTACATTGCCATAGTATTAGTCGCCATAGGAACATATCTAACAAGGTTTTTACCCCTATATTTTAGCGAAAAATTTAAAAGATTAAAGGGCATTAATGAATTCCTTCCCTATTCATCGACAGCTATAATATCTGCACTTTTTATTACCTCCTTAGTATCCTTTCCCATTGATTTTGAAAATATAGGTGTGAGCATCGTAGCATTAGTATTTGTATTTTTATCATACGGAAAATGGAAGAATTTAGGTGTTTCTGTATTAATTGGAGTGGTGATTCATTTACTACTGTCTTTAGTTGTTGGAATTTAG
- a CDS encoding translation initiation factor IF-2 subunit beta, translating to MEHKIYYDYDTLLKRAFSQLPEEVFKDIRFEIPPADSIVEGNRTVIKNFRDIAKVINRDIQFFAKYIMRELGTAGNVEGQRLILQGKFNNYLINSKIREFIEEYVLCEECGKPDTKIIKEGRLHFLKCMACGAIKPIKLI from the coding sequence ATGGAACATAAAATCTATTACGATTACGATACTCTACTTAAGAGGGCATTTAGCCAACTTCCAGAGGAAGTATTTAAAGATATAAGATTTGAGATACCACCTGCAGATAGTATTGTTGAGGGTAACAGGACTGTAATAAAGAACTTCAGGGATATTGCAAAGGTTATAAACAGGGATATACAGTTCTTTGCAAAGTATATAATGAGAGAGTTAGGTACTGCGGGAAATGTAGAGGGACAGAGGTTGATACTCCAGGGTAAATTTAATAACTACCTTATAAACAGTAAGATCAGAGAGTTTATAGAGGAGTATGTACTATGCGAGGAATGTGGAAAACCAGATACCAAGATCATTAAGGAAGGTAGGCTCCATTTCCTCAAGTGTATGGCCTGTGGAGCTATAAAACCTATTAAATTAATTTAA
- a CDS encoding beta-ribofuranosylaminobenzene 5'-phosphate synthase: protein MTLKSPSRIHIGLIDLNGSIGRVDGGLGIALDYPNFHIEGKESSEIEIEIEYRGIPEDTLNNIRDRVFRVSEKVLKYIGEDGIYIKVKDIIPLHSGLGSGTQMALSTGMLISKVYNKELDIKTLASITGRGGTSGIGVYAFERGGFIVDGGHTFGKGKDKEIFAPSSASKNVRVPPLIFRHDFKWDIVLTIPKGENIHGDREVDIFKKYCPVPLEETQRICHIVLMKILPAIVEGDIVSFGEGINKLQYLGFKKVEVGLQKEIVRNLLGELQRVGYSGLSSFGPTLYSICNGKEDIRKVVETSKEFFDRIGIDGEIVITKGNNEGYVLNPSLH from the coding sequence ATAACTCTTAAATCCCCCTCAAGAATCCATATTGGATTAATAGATCTCAACGGAAGTATAGGTAGAGTAGACGGAGGATTGGGGATTGCATTAGACTACCCTAACTTTCATATCGAGGGTAAAGAGAGTTCAGAGATCGAGATAGAGATAGAGTATAGAGGAATCCCTGAAGATACTTTAAATAATATAAGAGATAGGGTATTCAGAGTATCTGAAAAGGTTTTAAAATATATTGGAGAGGACGGGATCTACATAAAAGTGAAAGATATTATCCCCCTACACAGTGGGTTAGGTAGTGGTACCCAGATGGCACTATCTACAGGGATGTTGATATCAAAAGTGTACAACAAGGAGTTAGACATCAAAACTCTAGCCAGTATCACAGGTAGAGGAGGAACCTCGGGAATAGGTGTATATGCCTTTGAGAGAGGAGGTTTCATAGTAGACGGAGGGCATACCTTTGGAAAGGGCAAGGACAAGGAAATATTTGCTCCTTCTTCAGCCTCAAAAAATGTCAGAGTACCTCCTCTAATATTCAGACATGACTTCAAGTGGGACATTGTACTTACAATCCCTAAGGGAGAGAACATCCACGGTGATAGGGAGGTGGATATCTTTAAGAAGTACTGTCCTGTGCCTTTAGAGGAGACCCAGAGGATATGCCACATTGTCCTTATGAAAATCCTGCCTGCTATAGTTGAGGGAGATATTGTTTCATTTGGTGAAGGTATCAACAAACTTCAGTATTTAGGGTTTAAAAAAGTGGAAGTGGGACTTCAGAAGGAAATAGTTAGGAATCTTCTAGGGGAACTTCAGAGGGTAGGCTACAGTGGGTTATCCAGTTTTGGGCCTACCTTGTACTCTATATGTAATGGTAAGGAAGATATTAGGAAAGTAGTTGAAACCTCTAAGGAGTTTTTTGATAGAATAGGTATAGATGGGGAGATAGTGATCACTAAGGGCAACAACGAAGGATATGTTTTAAATCCCAGTTTACATTAG
- the argJ gene encoding bifunctional ornithine acetyltransferase/N-acetylglutamate synthase has protein sequence MNFRIIDNGVTAPKGFKANGYKNGKYGVGIIYSEKNCTGAGTFTTNKVVAHPVRISKEVLKNNRDRLRCIVVNSGNANCFTKNGYEDGKRMISKTAELLNIPEDSILIASTGVIGRKMPMDTILSQIEETYKRLKEESNNYNFALSILTTDRFPKTLALEFEVDGRKVRIGGTAKGAGMIAPNMLHATMLSFITTDIKIDPEDLKVVLQDVVDETFNNIVVDGDTSTNDTVFILANGESGVRYEECPELFKDALHYICRELAKMIVMDGEGSTKMMEVVVKGCASKEDAIKASKSIVRSLLVKTALYGGDPNWGRIAAAVGYSGAEMDMKVMDIVISDYKREVYLVKDGDPIDEESEEFKVAEKIMKNDKIKIVVDLKMGKYKNTSYGCDLTHDYVTLNSEYTT, from the coding sequence ATGAACTTTAGAATAATAGATAACGGCGTCACAGCTCCAAAAGGTTTCAAAGCAAATGGCTATAAAAATGGAAAGTATGGTGTAGGTATAATATACTCTGAGAAAAACTGTACTGGTGCAGGAACCTTTACAACCAATAAAGTTGTTGCCCATCCTGTTAGGATATCCAAGGAGGTACTGAAGAATAACAGGGATAGGTTAAGATGTATTGTAGTAAACAGTGGAAATGCCAACTGTTTTACTAAGAATGGATACGAAGATGGAAAAAGAATGATATCTAAAACTGCAGAACTCCTAAATATCCCTGAGGATTCCATCTTAATAGCCTCCACTGGAGTTATTGGAAGAAAGATGCCTATGGATACAATACTTTCTCAAATAGAAGAAACATATAAGAGGTTGAAAGAAGAAAGTAATAACTACAACTTCGCTCTCTCTATACTTACTACCGACAGATTTCCAAAAACTCTTGCCCTTGAATTTGAGGTAGATGGTAGAAAGGTGAGGATAGGAGGTACTGCAAAGGGTGCTGGAATGATAGCACCTAATATGCTCCATGCAACAATGCTCTCCTTTATTACTACAGATATCAAGATAGATCCAGAGGATTTAAAGGTAGTACTCCAGGATGTAGTAGATGAAACCTTTAACAACATCGTTGTAGATGGAGATACAAGTACCAACGATACTGTATTTATCCTTGCAAATGGAGAGAGTGGAGTTAGATACGAGGAGTGTCCTGAGTTGTTCAAAGACGCTCTCCATTATATATGTAGGGAACTGGCTAAGATGATCGTAATGGATGGAGAGGGAAGTACAAAGATGATGGAGGTTGTAGTAAAGGGTTGTGCCTCAAAGGAGGATGCTATTAAGGCATCAAAGAGTATCGTTAGATCCTTACTTGTAAAGACTGCTCTCTATGGTGGAGATCCAAACTGGGGTAGAATAGCCGCTGCAGTGGGATACAGTGGGGCAGAGATGGATATGAAGGTTATGGATATTGTAATATCCGATTATAAGAGGGAGGTCTATCTAGTTAAAGATGGAGATCCTATAGATGAGGAGAGTGAGGAGTTCAAAGTGGCAGAGAAGATTATGAAGAACGACAAGATTAAGATAGTTGTAGATCTGAAGATGGGGAAATATAAGAATACCTCCTACGGTTGTGATCTAACCCATGACTATGTAACCCTTAATTCCGAATACACTACTTGA